A window from Archangium lipolyticum encodes these proteins:
- a CDS encoding trifunctional serine/threonine-protein kinase/ATP-binding protein/sensor histidine kinase produces MLDIPGYKLLGTLRTTGANVLLHAVRESDGLPVLIKTPSIGVPGPRERERYRREFSILQRLRNVSGVVRSYSHEHVHGRPLLMMELLRGDPLSALVGQPMEVPRFLELAVSLASTLAELHRHGVIHKDLKPANIITAPEGGPRLIDFGVASLQRVEHLDAAPANLIEGTLAYMSPEQTGRMNRLVDYRTDFYSLGVTFYELLTGSRPFHGRDALEWFHAHMAQHPRPPHELIPTLPPAVSAVVMKLLAKTAEERYQSAEGLRADLEKCLEGACEVFPLGARDVPQRFQLPQRLYGREAQVSTLLRGLERVGQGGQAELMLVRGYSGIGKSSVVLELHKPVVQRRGFFLSGKFDQFHRDIPYATLAQALQGLVQQLLAGTDEELAGWRERLQAAWGESGQVMVELVPQLELVAGKQPPVQELPPTDARNRFGQVLRQFLGVFATPEHPLVVFLDDLQWADLASLQLLQNLLTHAETPPLLLLGAYRDNEVSPAHPLMLMVETVRRSGARVTDLQLEPLNLEQVQRLVTDALPEAGQDVIVPLSARLHEKSGGNPFFLGQLMLALDRDGLLTRAPEGGWRWNAEEVWTAGYPDDVVHFLVDKLRQLPEQVQRLLSLAACVGHVFSLPMLSTLFDAEDLGAVEQGLAPALQEGLLMRGGPEQYRFLHDRIHQAAHALSSEEERKAIHLRIGRSLLASLPPEVLREKLFDVVSQLNAGVEHIQEPAERHQLARLNAEAGLKAQASIAHRPAITYFRMAFSLIPGDPWETDAALAFKVRRAWATCELMSGNAAEAERLAEELLPQARNNTDRVAAYLSRHAVYVATGRTREASANILECLSRLGMPIPAHPTPEEAAAAYEEVWALLRECPIASLVDLPLMTDPDMKAAMAALDALFATAFFSDVHLLIIDLSRIVTLSLRHGFTETAVSGFSWLGMLAGVHFKQYREGHALGMLARALLDRHNLASQRGKVLFSLQFIHYWSQPLSATQELVLEGFDHAVQAGDFQAACFCGSAITLNRLVMGHHLDDVYQESVVRGDFTRKAGVLDTRDAILVHQRYVQQLRGRTPSFDTLSGEGFDEQAFEATLTAARLSSLRAIYWITRLKSRYMCGAYAEALAAAEQAAGVLWVMRGSINNLDFHLYRALALAASCEGQEAEARVKSLEAMKRHHQQLSEWADSCPETFRAPERMVFGELARLEGRLDEAVRAYEEAMSQARENGFIQNAAIAAELAADFWRARKAPLAALSFAREAQAAYRQWGAKGKALHLEARWPGLSPSRTPSDHETTSTTDSTHIDALSVVKAQQAISGEIVLERLVTTLLRVAIENAGAQRGALLLPDGDTLSVAAVSGSSPDGAVVPVTEGTPHELPGTLIAYVKRTHEHVLIHDASRPHPFSSDEYLRRSGARSVLCLPLMRRETLSGALYLENNLATHAFNPERLALLSHLATQAATSIENARLYEDVRQGKAALRQANDELEQRVEERTRELKEAQARLVDTAREVGMAEVASNVLHNVGNVLTSAVINVEMMRRHVGASRVGRVKQTSALLQEHRGTLADFLTRDARGSQLPDYLAELSEELLREQETLMEDVEAMHRYIDHIRAIVQVQQNYAKASVMEVECDLAQLVDDALRIQLASLKRHGISITREISVQPRVMVDKHKVLQILINLISNAKHAVDVLPESQRVLCMRLTAEGKWARIQVVDNGIGIAPEFRERLFTHGFTTRKDGHGFGLHSSVLAAQMMGGRLTLESEGPGMGATATLELPLFEQHP; encoded by the coding sequence ATGCTCGACATCCCAGGTTACAAGCTCCTCGGGACGCTGCGCACGACGGGGGCCAACGTGCTCCTCCACGCGGTGCGCGAGTCCGATGGCCTGCCGGTCCTCATCAAGACTCCGTCCATCGGCGTCCCGGGTCCGCGCGAGCGCGAGCGCTACCGCCGCGAGTTCAGCATCCTCCAACGGCTGCGGAACGTAAGCGGCGTGGTCCGCTCCTACTCCCACGAGCACGTCCACGGCCGCCCCCTGCTCATGATGGAGCTGCTGCGGGGCGACCCCCTGTCCGCGCTCGTCGGCCAGCCCATGGAGGTGCCGCGCTTCCTCGAGCTCGCCGTCTCCCTGGCGTCGACCCTCGCGGAGCTCCACCGCCACGGCGTCATCCACAAGGACCTCAAGCCCGCCAACATCATCACCGCGCCAGAGGGAGGCCCCCGCCTCATCGACTTCGGGGTGGCCTCGCTCCAACGGGTGGAGCACCTGGACGCCGCGCCCGCCAACCTCATCGAGGGGACGCTGGCGTACATGTCGCCGGAGCAGACCGGGCGGATGAACCGCCTGGTGGACTACCGCACCGACTTCTACTCGCTGGGCGTGACGTTCTACGAGCTGCTGACGGGGAGCCGCCCCTTCCACGGGCGTGATGCGCTGGAGTGGTTCCACGCGCACATGGCCCAGCACCCCAGGCCGCCCCACGAGCTCATCCCCACCCTTCCCCCCGCCGTCTCGGCCGTGGTGATGAAGCTGCTCGCCAAGACGGCCGAGGAGCGCTACCAGAGCGCCGAGGGGCTGCGGGCCGACCTGGAGAAGTGCCTCGAGGGGGCATGCGAGGTGTTCCCCCTGGGCGCCCGGGACGTGCCCCAGCGCTTCCAACTGCCGCAGCGGCTCTACGGGCGCGAGGCCCAGGTCTCCACGCTGTTGCGAGGCCTGGAGCGGGTCGGCCAGGGAGGACAGGCGGAGCTCATGCTGGTGCGCGGCTACTCCGGCATCGGCAAGTCCTCGGTGGTGCTGGAGCTGCACAAGCCGGTGGTGCAACGGCGCGGCTTCTTCCTGAGTGGGAAGTTCGATCAATTCCACCGCGACATCCCCTACGCGACGCTGGCCCAGGCCCTCCAGGGACTGGTGCAGCAACTGCTGGCGGGAACGGACGAGGAGCTGGCCGGGTGGCGCGAGCGCCTCCAGGCGGCCTGGGGTGAGTCCGGCCAGGTCATGGTGGAGCTCGTCCCCCAGCTGGAGCTCGTCGCGGGCAAGCAGCCTCCCGTCCAGGAGCTGCCGCCCACCGACGCGCGCAACCGCTTCGGCCAGGTGCTCCGCCAGTTCCTCGGCGTCTTCGCCACGCCCGAGCACCCGCTCGTGGTGTTCCTGGATGACCTGCAGTGGGCCGACCTGGCCAGCCTCCAGCTCCTCCAGAACCTGCTCACGCACGCGGAGACGCCGCCGCTGCTGCTGCTCGGGGCCTACCGCGACAACGAGGTCAGCCCCGCCCATCCGCTGATGCTGATGGTGGAGACGGTGCGCAGGTCGGGCGCGCGGGTGACGGACCTCCAGCTCGAGCCACTGAACCTGGAGCAGGTCCAGCGGCTCGTCACGGACGCACTGCCAGAAGCGGGGCAGGACGTCATCGTCCCGCTGTCGGCACGGCTCCACGAGAAGTCGGGCGGCAACCCGTTCTTCCTCGGCCAGCTGATGCTGGCGCTCGACCGCGATGGCCTGCTGACCCGCGCGCCCGAGGGCGGGTGGAGGTGGAACGCCGAGGAGGTCTGGACCGCGGGCTACCCGGACGACGTCGTCCACTTCCTGGTGGACAAGCTGCGCCAGCTGCCCGAGCAGGTGCAGCGTCTGCTGAGCCTGGCCGCGTGCGTGGGCCATGTCTTCTCCCTGCCGATGTTGAGCACCCTCTTCGACGCGGAAGACCTGGGAGCGGTGGAGCAGGGGCTCGCGCCCGCGCTGCAGGAGGGCCTGCTGATGCGCGGCGGCCCGGAGCAGTACCGGTTCCTCCATGACCGCATCCACCAGGCGGCCCATGCCCTCAGCTCCGAGGAGGAGCGCAAGGCCATCCACCTGCGCATCGGCCGGTCCCTGCTGGCGAGCCTCCCGCCCGAGGTGCTGCGCGAAAAGCTCTTCGACGTGGTGAGCCAGCTCAACGCCGGGGTGGAGCACATCCAGGAGCCCGCGGAGCGCCACCAGCTCGCGAGGTTGAACGCGGAGGCCGGGCTCAAGGCCCAGGCCTCCATCGCGCACCGGCCCGCCATCACCTACTTCAGGATGGCCTTCTCGCTCATTCCCGGAGACCCGTGGGAGACGGACGCCGCGCTGGCCTTCAAGGTGCGCCGCGCGTGGGCGACCTGCGAGCTCATGAGCGGCAATGCCGCCGAGGCGGAACGTCTGGCGGAGGAGCTCCTGCCCCAGGCGAGGAACAACACGGACAGGGTGGCCGCCTACCTCTCGAGGCACGCCGTCTACGTGGCGACGGGCCGGACCCGGGAGGCCAGCGCCAACATCCTGGAGTGCCTGTCACGGCTGGGCATGCCGATTCCCGCGCACCCCACCCCGGAAGAGGCGGCGGCCGCCTATGAGGAGGTCTGGGCGTTGCTCCGGGAGTGCCCCATCGCGAGCCTCGTCGACCTTCCCCTCATGACGGATCCGGACATGAAGGCGGCGATGGCCGCCCTGGATGCCCTCTTCGCGACGGCGTTCTTCTCGGATGTCCACCTGCTCATCATCGACCTGAGCCGGATCGTCACCCTCTCCCTGCGTCACGGCTTCACGGAGACCGCCGTCTCCGGGTTCAGCTGGCTGGGGATGCTGGCCGGCGTCCACTTCAAGCAGTACCGGGAAGGCCATGCGCTGGGAATGCTCGCCCGCGCGCTCCTCGACCGTCACAACCTGGCCTCTCAACGGGGCAAGGTGCTCTTCAGCCTGCAGTTCATCCATTACTGGTCCCAACCCCTCTCCGCGACGCAGGAGCTCGTCCTCGAGGGCTTCGACCACGCGGTCCAGGCGGGGGACTTCCAGGCGGCGTGCTTCTGCGGCTCGGCCATCACCTTGAACCGCCTCGTGATGGGGCACCACCTGGACGACGTCTACCAGGAGTCCGTCGTGCGGGGCGACTTCACGCGCAAGGCCGGCGTCCTGGACACGCGAGACGCCATCCTCGTCCACCAGCGCTACGTGCAGCAGTTGCGCGGGCGTACGCCCTCGTTCGACACGCTGAGCGGGGAGGGCTTCGACGAGCAGGCGTTCGAGGCCACCCTGACGGCCGCGCGCCTGAGCAGCCTGCGCGCCATCTATTGGATCACCCGGCTCAAGTCCCGCTACATGTGCGGCGCCTACGCGGAGGCGCTCGCCGCCGCGGAGCAGGCGGCCGGGGTGCTCTGGGTGATGAGGGGGAGCATCAACAACCTGGACTTCCACCTCTACCGGGCCCTGGCGCTGGCCGCGAGCTGCGAGGGCCAGGAGGCGGAGGCACGGGTGAAGTCGCTCGAGGCCATGAAGCGGCACCACCAGCAGCTCTCGGAGTGGGCGGACAGCTGCCCCGAGACCTTCCGCGCTCCGGAGCGGATGGTGTTCGGGGAGCTGGCGCGGCTCGAGGGACGGCTGGATGAGGCGGTCCGGGCCTATGAAGAGGCCATGAGCCAGGCCCGCGAGAACGGCTTCATCCAGAACGCCGCCATCGCGGCCGAGCTCGCGGCGGACTTCTGGCGGGCACGCAAGGCGCCGCTGGCCGCCCTCTCCTTCGCGCGCGAGGCCCAGGCCGCGTACCGGCAGTGGGGCGCCAAGGGCAAGGCCCTGCACCTGGAGGCGCGGTGGCCCGGCCTGTCGCCCTCGCGCACGCCCTCCGACCACGAGACCACCAGTACGACGGACTCGACGCACATCGACGCGCTCTCCGTGGTGAAGGCGCAGCAGGCCATCTCCGGGGAGATCGTCCTGGAGCGGCTGGTGACCACCCTGCTGCGGGTGGCCATCGAGAACGCCGGCGCCCAGCGCGGCGCCCTGCTGCTGCCGGATGGGGACACGCTCTCGGTCGCGGCCGTCTCCGGCTCCTCGCCGGACGGCGCCGTCGTCCCCGTCACGGAGGGCACGCCCCACGAGCTGCCGGGGACCCTCATCGCCTACGTCAAGCGCACGCACGAGCACGTCCTCATCCACGATGCCTCCCGGCCCCATCCCTTCTCGTCCGACGAGTACCTGCGGCGCAGCGGGGCCCGCTCGGTGCTGTGCCTGCCGCTGATGCGGCGGGAGACGCTCTCCGGCGCGCTGTACCTGGAGAACAACCTGGCCACCCACGCCTTCAACCCGGAGCGCCTCGCCCTGCTGAGTCACCTGGCCACCCAGGCGGCGACCTCCATCGAGAACGCGCGGCTGTACGAGGATGTCCGCCAGGGCAAGGCGGCGCTGCGCCAGGCCAACGACGAGCTCGAGCAGCGGGTGGAGGAGCGCACGCGCGAGCTGAAGGAGGCCCAGGCCCGGCTGGTGGACACGGCCCGCGAGGTGGGCATGGCCGAGGTGGCCTCCAACGTGCTGCACAACGTGGGCAACGTCCTCACCAGTGCCGTCATCAACGTGGAGATGATGCGCAGGCACGTGGGCGCCTCGCGCGTGGGCCGGGTGAAGCAGACCTCGGCCCTGCTCCAGGAGCACCGCGGCACGCTCGCGGACTTCCTCACCCGGGATGCCCGGGGCAGCCAGCTGCCGGACTACCTCGCCGAGCTGTCCGAGGAGCTGCTGCGCGAGCAGGAGACGTTGATGGAGGACGTGGAGGCGATGCACCGGTACATCGACCACATCCGCGCCATCGTCCAGGTGCAGCAGAACTACGCCAAGGCCTCGGTGATGGAGGTGGAGTGCGATCTGGCGCAGCTCGTGGACGA
- a CDS encoding FAD-binding protein produces the protein MSSRALPRRTILRGALVTVVTLFNPVSRSWASTPEPGAIGLPALDGQLLTDAATRTRAAEDYGHIVHRTPWAVLVPGSVQDIVKMVRFARAHGLKVAGARGIGESHSTHGQSQVEAGVVIDMSALSTIHEIDATSAWVDAGLRWIHLLEATLPLGKSPPTLTDYIDLSIGGTLSVGGIGGQTFRWGLQVDNVLEMDVVTGRGELVRCSPFRNRPLFDAVRAGLGQFGIIVRARVRLVDVPPRARTYLALYHDLPRFLRDQQTLIADGRFEYVEGSVVSTGSGRAYQLEVVKYFAPGSEPDDARLLAGLSFEPGSLQVTDSSYFDFANRLAPLVEFLKSTGAWDFPHPWLDNFVPGRVTASFVEQVLAQTPESEMGQGPILLYPFHPGRLTAPFARVPTGRTAFLFSLLRTAVPPTPENAAALVARNHAILDQLTCVGGKRYPVGSVQMSSADWREHFHPLWGHFVLAKRSFDPDNVLTPGQGIF, from the coding sequence ATGTCGAGCCGCGCCCTGCCACGTCGAACGATCCTTCGAGGCGCCCTGGTGACGGTGGTCACCCTGTTCAACCCCGTGAGCCGCAGTTGGGCCTCCACTCCGGAGCCAGGCGCCATCGGCCTGCCTGCGTTGGACGGACAGCTCCTGACGGACGCGGCGACACGCACACGGGCCGCGGAGGATTACGGCCACATCGTCCACCGGACGCCCTGGGCCGTGCTCGTCCCGGGCTCGGTGCAAGACATCGTGAAGATGGTCCGCTTCGCACGTGCGCACGGCCTGAAGGTGGCCGGCGCGCGCGGCATCGGCGAGAGCCACAGCACCCATGGCCAATCGCAAGTGGAGGCCGGTGTGGTCATCGACATGTCCGCGCTCTCCACCATCCATGAAATCGACGCGACGAGCGCGTGGGTGGACGCGGGCCTGCGGTGGATCCACCTGCTGGAGGCCACCCTGCCCCTGGGCAAGAGCCCTCCGACGCTGACCGACTACATCGACCTGAGCATCGGAGGCACGCTGTCGGTGGGAGGCATTGGCGGGCAGACGTTCCGCTGGGGCCTCCAGGTGGACAACGTTCTGGAGATGGACGTGGTCACCGGCCGCGGGGAGCTCGTGCGGTGCTCCCCCTTCCGCAACCGGCCGCTCTTCGATGCCGTGCGCGCGGGCCTGGGCCAGTTCGGCATCATCGTGCGGGCCCGGGTCCGCCTGGTGGACGTACCGCCGCGGGCGCGCACCTATCTCGCGCTCTACCACGACCTCCCCCGCTTCCTGCGGGACCAGCAGACGCTCATCGCGGATGGCCGCTTCGAATACGTCGAGGGCTCCGTCGTCTCCACGGGCAGCGGCCGGGCCTATCAGCTCGAGGTGGTGAAGTACTTCGCTCCTGGCTCCGAGCCGGACGACGCGCGGCTGCTCGCCGGCCTGTCCTTCGAGCCGGGCTCGTTGCAGGTGACGGACAGCAGCTACTTCGACTTCGCCAACCGGCTCGCGCCGCTGGTGGAGTTCCTCAAGAGCACCGGCGCCTGGGACTTCCCCCACCCGTGGCTGGACAACTTCGTCCCCGGGCGGGTGACGGCCTCCTTCGTGGAGCAGGTGCTTGCCCAGACGCCCGAGTCCGAGATGGGACAGGGGCCCATCCTCCTCTACCCCTTCCACCCCGGCCGGCTCACCGCGCCCTTCGCGCGGGTCCCCACGGGGCGCACCGCCTTCCTCTTCTCCCTGCTGCGCACCGCCGTCCCGCCCACCCCGGAGAACGCGGCGGCCCTCGTCGCGAGGAACCACGCCATCCTCGACCAGCTCACCTGCGTGGGAGGCAAGCGCTACCCCGTCGGTTCCGTCCAGATGAGCTCCGCCGACTGGCGTGAGCACTTCCATCCCCTCTGGGGGCACTTCGTGCTCGCCAAGCGGTCGTTCGATCCGGACAACGTTCTCACTCCGGGTCAGGGCATCTTTTGA
- a CDS encoding cytochrome P450 translates to MTSQADASPPTPENLPLPPGRSGLPLIGETLEFLRSSRAFSERRQRQYGPVFRTHVLGSPTAFLTGPEAIQWIFAGEGKYLKNRWSPGIRRLLGARCLSLLEGEEHLERRRLLAPHFSYATMRGFVPVIESLVTRHFERWAALPGDLTLWPAMRELAFEIALTLIFGQDAVDVPFLMRHFQAWTAGLFVPLPVNLPWTTFGKALASKKAMIDYLDKVVAERQTRAEQPPDLLGSLLQRREDGEPPLSRETIVDELQLLLFAGHDTTVTATSNLVLTLAQHPEVLQRGREAVAPMAGPLSLDGLRATPYLVQLLHEGMRLIPPIGGAFRVTTRDVVYNGYRIPKGWAVPVSIRTAHAGSSWPEPNRFDPERFSAERGEQRKPGSFIPFGGGPRICLGQHFAMVEMSVMLALLLKHYTWELVPGQDLEYIMTPFPKPKSGIQLRFRRLG, encoded by the coding sequence ATGACCTCCCAGGCGGATGCCAGCCCCCCCACGCCCGAGAACCTCCCCCTTCCTCCCGGTAGATCGGGCCTCCCGCTGATCGGCGAGACGCTGGAGTTCCTCCGCTCCAGCCGCGCCTTCTCCGAGCGCCGGCAACGCCAGTACGGCCCCGTCTTCCGGACACACGTGCTGGGCTCCCCCACCGCGTTCCTGACCGGCCCCGAGGCCATCCAGTGGATCTTCGCGGGCGAGGGCAAGTACCTGAAGAACCGCTGGAGCCCGGGCATCCGCCGGCTGCTCGGGGCGCGCTGCCTGTCGCTGCTCGAGGGCGAGGAGCACCTGGAGCGGCGCCGTCTGCTCGCCCCCCACTTCAGCTACGCGACGATGCGCGGGTTCGTGCCCGTCATCGAGTCGCTCGTCACGCGCCACTTCGAGCGCTGGGCGGCGCTCCCGGGCGACCTCACCCTGTGGCCCGCCATGCGGGAGCTGGCCTTCGAGATCGCCCTCACCCTCATCTTCGGCCAGGACGCCGTGGACGTGCCGTTCCTGATGCGCCACTTCCAGGCGTGGACGGCGGGCCTCTTCGTCCCCCTTCCGGTGAACCTGCCCTGGACGACGTTCGGCAAGGCGCTCGCCTCGAAGAAGGCGATGATCGACTACCTGGACAAGGTGGTCGCCGAGCGGCAGACGCGGGCCGAGCAACCGCCGGATCTGCTGGGCTCGCTCCTCCAGCGCCGCGAGGACGGGGAGCCGCCCCTGTCGCGGGAGACCATCGTCGACGAGCTGCAGCTGCTCCTCTTCGCCGGGCATGACACCACCGTCACCGCCACCTCCAACCTCGTGCTGACACTGGCCCAACACCCGGAGGTGCTCCAGCGCGGCCGCGAGGCAGTGGCCCCCATGGCGGGTCCCCTCTCGCTGGACGGGCTGCGGGCGACGCCCTACCTCGTCCAGCTCCTCCACGAGGGCATGCGCCTCATTCCCCCCATTGGCGGGGCCTTCCGCGTCACCACGCGGGACGTGGTCTACAACGGCTACCGCATCCCCAAGGGGTGGGCGGTGCCCGTCAGCATCCGGACCGCGCACGCGGGCTCGAGCTGGCCGGAGCCGAACCGGTTCGATCCCGAGCGCTTCAGCGCCGAGCGCGGCGAGCAGAGGAAGCCGGGCTCGTTCATCCCCTTCGGCGGCGGGCCGCGCATCTGCCTGGGCCAGCACTTCGCCATGGTGGAGATGAGTGTGATGCTGGCGCTGCTGCTCAAGCACTACACGTGGGAGCTCGTGCCGGGGCAGGACCTGGAATACATCATGACCCCCTTCCCCAAGCCCAAGAGCGGCATCCAGCTCCGGTTCCGCCGCCTGGGGTGA